Proteins co-encoded in one Garra rufa chromosome 7, GarRuf1.0, whole genome shotgun sequence genomic window:
- the LOC141338161 gene encoding E3 SUMO-protein ligase ZBED1-like → METQEVDEECPESQQTETATQAAAQEILLPKRGGMIPVYAVEKGSFRDLVKVLDPRYVMPSRKHFSKVELPRLYNACRAQVEKDVRSVVHYALTTDLWTSRATQPYMSVTIHYISKDWILCARCLQTAYFPDDHTGAMIAQGLRDALESWGLQECHLVCVTTDNATNNISAMELNEWERLQCFGHRLQLAIENALKALTPASTKQAVERAVGVCKKVVSAFSNSWKRKCELAKAQAVLGLPPHQLITETPTRWGSRQQMIGRFLEQEKALSQVLLADKKARHLVPSWQDMMVLESLNTALGPLFEFIDALSGEKYVSVSFLKPVLYLFNNEILSQKDGDTELTKAIKEGILKYLNEKYDDHTTNNLLDMATLVDPRFKTAYMNEERVEFIKMRAAAELVAMAAPESAQTEAASISPPAAEDNPELPCPHPTKKTKKSLGSYFKKACQGTTHSQPSRASIELELSMYLQAPGPDSETDPLEWWRQHELSFPSVARLAKKYLCIPATSSSSERAFSASGNIITCKRSCLKPNTVDQLVFLALNL, encoded by the exons atggagacgcaagaggttgacGAAGAATGCCCGGAGTCGCAACAGactgaaactgctacgcaggcTGCAGCCCAAGAAATACTTTTACCAAAACGtgggg GCATGATCCCCGTGTATGCAGTTGAGAAGGGTAGCTTTCGAGACCTCGTCAAAGTCCTTGACCCGAGGTACGTTATGCCCAGTCGTAAGCACTTCAGTAAAGTCGAGTTGCCTCGCTTATATAACGCATGCCGGGCCCAAGTAGAGAAGGATGTTCGCAGTGTGGTCCATTATGCCTTGACAACTGACCTGTGGACGAGCAGAGCTACGCAGCCCTACATGAGCGTAACCATCCATTACATCAGCAAAGACTGGATCCTCTGTGCTCGCTGTTTACAGACTGCGTACTTTCCAGATGACCACACGGGAGCCATGATAGCCCAAG GTCTGAGAGATGCACTGGAGTCATGGGGACTGCAAGAATGCCACCTTGTCTGTGTCACCACGGATAATGCAACTAACAACATCTCTGCAATGGAACTGAATGAGTGGGAACGGCTACAATGCTTTGGTCATCGTCTACAGCTAGCCATTG AGAACGCTCTGAAAGCTCTCACACCAGCATCTACAAAGCAGGCTGTGGAACGTGCAGTTGGAGTCTGTAAAAAGGTGGTCAGTGCCTTCTCCAACTCGTGGAAGAGAAAATGTGAATTGGCCAAGGCACAAGCAGTGCTGGGCTTGCCTCCCCATCAGCTCATCACTGAAACGCCTACAAGATGGGGCTCTCGGCAGCAGATGATAGGGAGGTTCCTTGAACAGGAGAAAGCTCTTTCACAGGTCCTCCTTGCAGACAAGAAG GCAAGACACCTGGTTCCAAGCTGGCAAGACATGATGGTGCTAGAGTCCTTAAACACAGCACTGGGTCCACTGTTCGAGTTTATTGATGCTTTGTCGGGGGAGAAGTATGTCAGCGTGTCTTTTCTGAAGCCGGTACTGTACCTCTTTAACAACGAAATCCTCAGCCAAAAGGATGGGGATACAGAGCTCACAAAAGCAATAAAAGAGGGCATTCTCAAGTACCTTAATGAAAAGTATGATGACCATACCACCAACAACCTTCTGGACATGGCGACACTTGTTGACCCACGGTTTAAGACAGCCTACATGAATGAAGAGAGGGTGGAGTTCATAAAAATGAGAGCTGCAGCAGAGCTGGTGGCCATGGCGGCACCTGAAAGTGCACAAACAGAAGCAGCCTCCATTTCACCCCCAGCTGCTGAAGATAATCCAGAGCTTCCCTGTCCCCATCccacaaagaaaacaaagaagAGTTTGGGTAGCTACTTCAAAAAGGCATGTCAAGGTACCACCCACTCCCAGCCAAGCAGAGCATCCATTGAACTGGAGCTCTCCATGTATCTTCAGGCACCTGGGCCTGACTCGGAGACCGACCCTCTGGAATGGTGGAGGCAGCATGAGTTGAGTTTCCCATCTGTGGCCAGGCTCGCCAAGAAGTACTTATGCATTCCCGCTACTAGTTCTTCATCTGAAAGGGCCTTCAGTGCGAGTGGGAACATCATCACATGTAAGAGGTCATGTCTTAAGCCAAACACAGTTGACCAACTTGTCTTCCTCGCACTCAACCTATAA